From Streptomyces sp. TLI_053, a single genomic window includes:
- a CDS encoding LuxR C-terminal-related transcriptional regulator produces MSRPRPSTTTTCLCEQSGPPAPPPPRDLSALTERETSVLLLLASGLGNVSIALRLGITERTVKKHVSSLFDKLGVRSRLEAALIAILDHDRICRRRAPS; encoded by the coding sequence ATGAGCCGACCCCGGCCTTCGACAACCACCACCTGCCTGTGCGAACAGTCCGGACCGCCGGCACCGCCGCCGCCGCGCGACCTGTCCGCGCTCACCGAACGGGAGACCTCCGTCCTGCTGCTCCTGGCGTCCGGACTGGGCAACGTCTCCATCGCGCTTCGCCTGGGCATCACCGAACGCACCGTCAAGAAGCACGTCTCGAGCCTCTTCGACAAGCTCGGTGTGCGCTCCCGCCTGGAGGCCGCCCTGATCGCCATCCTGGACCACGACCGGATCTGCCGTCGGCGCGCACCCTCCTGA
- a CDS encoding histidine kinase, with product MDALLVAIAAATSWIHALATKRHELDPHLSFAELDQTLVVTGSAVALLLFLRRRFPVPVFVLSLVYMAVAERYDAPTVLVALSTVAEGSLRRGVVGALLYLGVAMSCQFWALPETVSHHSVVGPEHLWRVPPPAMAAFAAVAVGRLLAIRAGLTRSMADLHEAQEHRRELHAQAVLGRERAQLAREMHDVVSHQVSLIAVRAGALQVGADNADTEEAARTIRKLSVTTLDELRHMVTLLRASGGRNSEITPQPTAEQLAELVAGSGLDARLVGEVPADASAAVQRTVYRIVQEALTNIRKHAPGASAVVEIHRSGPGLEVSVVNTAPTRPGLQLPSSRHGLIGLRERAENLDGALTSGPAPDGGYRVHVALPDYRK from the coding sequence GTGGACGCCCTCCTGGTGGCGATCGCGGCGGCAACCTCGTGGATACACGCCCTCGCCACCAAGCGCCATGAGCTCGACCCGCACCTGTCGTTCGCGGAGCTGGACCAGACACTCGTGGTAACGGGCTCGGCAGTCGCGCTCCTGCTGTTCCTGCGCCGGCGCTTCCCGGTCCCGGTGTTCGTGCTCTCCCTCGTGTACATGGCCGTGGCGGAACGCTACGACGCACCGACCGTGCTGGTGGCACTGTCGACCGTCGCGGAGGGGTCGCTGCGCCGGGGTGTGGTGGGCGCGCTGCTGTACCTGGGGGTGGCGATGTCCTGCCAGTTCTGGGCACTGCCCGAGACGGTTTCGCACCACTCCGTCGTCGGACCGGAGCACCTCTGGAGGGTGCCCCCTCCGGCCATGGCCGCCTTCGCGGCCGTCGCCGTGGGCCGACTGCTAGCGATTCGCGCGGGCCTCACCCGGAGCATGGCCGACCTGCACGAGGCCCAGGAACACCGGCGCGAACTGCACGCCCAGGCCGTGCTGGGGCGGGAGAGGGCGCAGCTGGCACGGGAGATGCACGACGTGGTGTCGCACCAGGTCAGCCTGATCGCCGTGCGCGCCGGTGCCCTGCAGGTCGGTGCGGACAATGCCGACACCGAGGAGGCGGCCCGGACGATCCGGAAGCTGAGCGTCACCACCCTGGACGAGCTGCGGCACATGGTCACCCTGCTGCGGGCCTCGGGCGGCCGAAACTCCGAGATCACCCCCCAGCCCACCGCGGAACAGCTCGCGGAGCTGGTGGCGGGCAGCGGTCTCGATGCCAGGCTGGTCGGCGAGGTGCCCGCCGACGCAAGCGCCGCGGTGCAACGCACCGTCTACCGGATCGTCCAGGAGGCCCTCACCAACATCCGCAAGCACGCCCCCGGCGCGAGCGCCGTGGTCGAGATCCACCGGTCCGGCCCGGGCCTGGAGGTGAGCGTGGTGAACACCGCGCCGACCCGACCGGGCCTCCAACTGCCCAGCTCCCGGCACGGCCTGATCGGGCTGCGGGAGCGTGCCGAGAACCTCGACGGCGCCCTGACCAGCGGCCCCGCGCCCGACGGCGGCTACCGCGTGCACGTCGCCCTGCCCGACTACCGGAAGTGA
- a CDS encoding response regulator transcription factor, whose amino-acid sequence MIRVVVVDDEALVRSGFSLILNGAEDIEVVAAVPGGQALAAFTEHSPDLVLLDVRMPDVNGLALLEQLLALPAPPVVAMLTTFDSDEYIAQALGSGASGYILKDTDPDDLPPLVRSLIGGAVVLDRRIAPVVVGGYLSRQHEPEFDSARGTALNRREREVVTLLAQGLTNAEIGRHMHLSTGTVKDHVSSLLAKLAVDNRVQAALWAQRAGLLVDNGVK is encoded by the coding sequence ATGATCCGGGTAGTGGTGGTCGACGACGAGGCACTCGTCCGTTCGGGCTTCAGCCTGATCCTCAACGGCGCCGAGGACATCGAGGTGGTCGCCGCGGTGCCCGGCGGGCAGGCACTGGCGGCGTTCACGGAGCACTCCCCGGACCTGGTCCTGCTGGATGTACGGATGCCCGACGTCAACGGACTGGCCCTCCTGGAGCAGTTGCTCGCGCTGCCCGCACCGCCCGTGGTGGCCATGCTCACCACCTTCGACTCCGACGAGTACATCGCGCAGGCCCTGGGCTCGGGCGCTTCGGGCTACATCCTCAAGGACACCGACCCGGACGACCTCCCTCCCCTCGTCAGGTCGCTGATCGGGGGTGCCGTGGTACTGGACCGGAGGATCGCCCCCGTCGTGGTCGGCGGATACCTCAGCCGCCAGCACGAGCCGGAATTCGACTCCGCGCGCGGCACCGCGCTGAACCGTCGCGAACGCGAGGTCGTGACGCTGCTGGCCCAGGGGCTGACCAACGCCGAGATCGGACGGCACATGCACCTGAGTACCGGCACCGTCAAGGACCACGTCAGCTCGCTGCTCGCCAAGCTCGCGGTCGACAACCGCGTCCAGGCCGCCCTCTGGGCCCAGCGCGCCGGGCTGCTCGTCGACAACGGGGTCAAGTGA